GAATGTATTTGGAGACCGAGGTGCATTCTCCATATTCACTAATTAGTTTAAGTTGAGCGAAACGcttgtttcctccttttctcatGATCAGTATCAGTCAGTTGGGACAAAAAATGAACACTTCAGCTCCATACTGTTGTAACATCAGTGCAGTTTGATGGTGTCATTCATCCCCCCTCACTCTCCGTCGTAGGACAACAAAGCGATGAACATGTTCGGTATGGACCACATGCTGAAAGACGGCTGGAGTGGCTTCTACAGTCAGGGCTACATGTACTTCGACAActgctcctccctcttcttACCAAAGGTTTGACGACACATAAGAAACCAAGATCACAGTACTTGAGCTGAAGCTCAGTGTTCATGAGTGCAGCAGTGATCAGCTGACTTCTTATGCCCTCTCACCCAGGTGTATTATGCAGACTTCAACCCATATCAGCCCCTCACGAGCCCAAAGGTGAGTCACTGATAAAGCCGATATACAGTGTTTATAGGAGATTCACCATATTGAACATGATATCTAAAAACAGTCAAACCCTGCCAAAATCTCtataaagcctttttttttatttctttgtgtcgTCTAACTGTATGTTCTGCGTTCTGTTTAGAGCGACCCATCGAATCAGAGCCTCATTTGGCCTGACAAGCCGGTAAGACGTGCTGTTTTAACGTctttaaatgcatgtttttattagAGGTCGTGTCCTGCAGAGCCCCCTTCAGGTCACTGTGGGAAGTACATTTCTGAAGGCTTTTGTGTTAGGACTACTTTTCATGAGTACACTTATAACTACCATTAAAAGTATTTCAAAAAgtatttaagtacaatttatGTTACACTTGCAATAAAGAACACTTTTTATAAATACTTggaaataccactttaagtgttgcagagtttgtgtgttcatttttaatacattgaAGTAGAACTCAATGACATCTATTTAGAAGTACATGTTTTAAAAGTacatgtcaaacatactttaaatgaaGCACAAGCAGTAAAAGTGTGCTTGTAATGATTTGGCTTTACTTAAAGTGATCTGGGTTTTGACTCTTTGCGTCTCTGCAGGACATCAGTGCGGTGGCCAAAGCCTGGGAGGACAGTCCGTACCTGTTCATCGTGAAGGTGCAGCCTTTGTTCCGCGGGGTCGAGGACGAGGACATCGGGGCCGAGCAGCTCGGCTTCGCTTTCACGAGTGAGGAGCTTTAGGATCTCACGTAGATAAATTGGTGCAGAAGAAAGGAGACATTCAAGAAGTGACAGTTTTGTGTCAGCAgatgtgactttgttttgtttttctttcatcagtgAAAGTCGAGATGAAGAGACCACATGACTACTCGTCTCCAGCGGACTGGCCCCTGATGATGGTATGAGTCATAAATTATACAaaggaggttttttttaaaggtttaaaatGTCTTCAGACTCATTATGTGAACAGCTGATGTTACAGTCTGGAGCAAACAGACGTTGTGGCCATAAAGGGACATTACAGGACAGTGGGACAGAATCGGAATTTGAATCTTAGCTGTGATTTAACTGGTCTCTCCCTCCTGTCCATCGCAGTTCTTCATGATCATGTGCATCGTGTACGTGCTGTTCGGGGCCCTCTGGCTCTTCTGGTGCGCCTGCTATTGGAGGGACCTGTTGCGGATCCAGTTCTGGATCGGCGCCGTCATCATCCTCGGCATGCTGGAGAAAGCTGTGTTTTACTCTGAATACCAGAGCATCCGTTACAAAGGAGACTACGGTGGGTTTGTCTCGCGTACGTTTGCTTGTCTGTGTGGACGAACGTCTCCTCTGTCCTAATCGTCCTTTTGTTTCCGTGTCTTCTCAGTTCAAGGCGCGGTGATCTTCgctgagctgctctctgctctgaaaaGATCTTTAGCCCGAATCCTGGTCCTCATAGTCAGCCTCGGCTATGGCATCGTCAAGTAAGAACGCTCTTTTTTTGAAATGAGGAGTCGTCATTCTGCACGAGTTAAAAACCAGCGGGGGACCAGCTGCTAATGCCCAGTTTCTCCCCTCCCTCGTGTAGACCCAGGCTGGGCACCACAGTGCACCGACTGGTAGCTGTCGGCCTTCTTTAcctgctcttctcctctgtggaaGGTGTGCTACGAGTGACAGGTGTAAGTACCGGCTGCTAATAAACTCCACGCGCCTCACACCACCAGCTATCAGCTAACAAATACATAAAAGGTGATTTTATCCATTTAAATATCTGAATTGTTCGGGTTTGTTAttctgagcagctgctgtcagaaatgCAGTAGAGGAGGAcgtgttgtgtttgcagtgcagcCTAACAAACTTGCTTTCATTCAGCAATGtgcctttttccatttttttgtgACCGTTTCACAATACAAGCCTCCCTGTGTTTTGCATGTCGGATggttttattgtgaagcagtgCTGTAACTCATGTTTGCGAGTGGCGGACCCCGTCAGTAATAATGGAAACTGCTGCACAATTTCTACAGATGAATTTCATCCGGGCAAAGATAAGACTGGACGTTACATAAAACTCTCGCCTTCCACAGCTTTCAAGGCGCTCTGTGTAAATAAATCTGAGTTGAGGAGACGACAGAGAGATGAGGTTACGCAGGGATTCGGTCTCCGGGAGGCAGGCAAGTGATGATGATAGGGAATGACGAATTTGATCCAGGAGTGATATTCAAAGCCACAGACACTGCAAGTCCTGAAAACACAGCGTTACGCAAAGGAACATGAGATaagagaaggatggagagacgtttgtgtggtttggtgagcagatgtgttttgtcaggaagcagctccagagagaggaggcttcAGTCTTCAGCACATGCTTATCTTATGTTTCAGAGAGGCTCGggctcatgtttgtgtgtaaaatcacaCTCTCGTCGTCTTTTTCCAGGGTTTCTATGGGACGGTTGCCCTGGTGGCTAATCTCAGCCTCTCGCTTATTGACTCCTGCGTCATGTGGTGGATATCCTTTTCCCGGCTTGCCAAAAAGGCGACTCGGGCCTGATCGGGATTTGCAGTTGCAGATTTAAGCTTTTGATTGTGATTGCTTGCGTGTATGCGCCGTTTGTTCTCCTTAACTTGTGGCCACATTTTCATCAGTCTGTCTCAAACCACTCGTCTCCTGAAGCTCCGCAGAAACGTGGTGAAGCTCTCTTTGTATCAGCACTTCACCAACACCCTCATCTTCTCTGTGGTCGGTGAGTAGCGACTTAAAGAAGTAGAGCCTCTTAGAGGAGCTGCACCTTGGCTTCCAGACTGCTGCTTCGTTATGGTCAGTTTAAAGGGAAGTCCATCAATTTTACGCATCAAATTCACACAGCAGCCTCCAGAGGTGATACCTGAGGCACATGTAGAAGTGCCAAacctgcagttcctcaaatggccacttgaggctccaaaagcgagtcaatcACCATTTTCTGCACAGATTCAACAAAGGAGATATAACGCCTTCATCTGTGCAGGTACACAGATTTTTATCACCTCTGGACAGATCCAGGCTAGCTGTagccctctgtttccagtctttatgctaagctaagctaactggctgctgggtACCTTTTACTGATGAGAGGTTCTCTGTGCTCTTTCTGATTTGCAAATCGTAATCGTTTGTATCCACAGCTTCCATCATATTCATCATCTGGACCACCAAAGTCTTCAAGCTGGTGGACTGCCAGACGGTCAGTTTGATTTCTGGTATTGATCGATTGTCGTGTCGTCTTGAGGtttctgtttcttgtttctACAGTGATGAAAAGTGAACTTGCCCTCCAACCTGGTATCATCCATGTTGACTCTTTTCTGCTTGTGTCCTTTCCACAGGGTTGGAGGGACTTGTGGGTAGACGATGCCTTCTGGCGTCTCCTGTTCTCCACCATCCTGCTGGTGATCATGGTGCTGCTTCGTCCCTCTGCTAACAGCCAGAGGTCAGAGTCCCTCTGGAGCCGGGGCCGATCCCAGAGCCCGACAGCAGTTCAGACATTTTAAGTTGCCAGgagctgtgtttcattttgagctctgttctctctcaggTTCTCCCATTCTCCTCTGAttgatgacgatgatgaggaggaagatgccAAGGAGCCCATGCTGAATGAGGCTTTCGGTAAGACCTGTCGCTCTCCTGCTTTTCCACTGCGGAGCCAGCTGAGGGTCGTCCAGtctttgattttgactgagGACACCTGCGTCAGACAGAGTTCATGTAAACGTCCTGACGTCGAGCCATGAGGGCTGCAGACATCAGATCCCTTAAAGACAAGCTCGTCAGCTGCTGCGTTGTATAACTCAGTGTTACTGAGGCCGTGATCCGAGTCTGTATATTGATTCAGAAATGTTCGTCTCACAATCGTTTAATATAATAAATGGAAAACTTAATAATCTGGTTATGTCATAATCACATTATTGGACAGGAGACTTCTGTGTGGTTTCAGCCGGCTTTtgtccctttttctttctttttagaGGGAATGAAGATGAGAGGCTCAAAGCCGGATTCTAATGGCTCCCAGAAACTGCTGAGTAAAGAGGTGATTGAATGTCTTCTGTCAACACCTCCCTCCTTTAATGCATTTATTCTTTCATCCACACATAATTTAATCATTTTGCGTGTCTAAAATCTGGTTTTGACAGGATGAAGACCTGAAGTGGGTTGAAGAGAACATTCCTACAACTGTAGCTGATGTGTAAGTAAATTAAAATTTAATATTTTCGACATGGAGCTGACCAGTGGTGCAAGAAGTACTCATCCATTTAAAGTCTTACTTTGGTAGTTTGTTTTATAAtcaagtaccaaaagtaaaactACTTCTGAGAATTCAATATGATTATATTTTCTacaattaaattattatttcttATGACTTAATGCACAAGTACTGATCAGTGGAGCTggttttaactactttatatataCAGTTTTACTGTAGTcaagtggttcccaacctggggcTCGGGTCCCCCCAAAGGGTCACAAGTTAAATCTGAGGGGACATGAGACGATTAATGGGAGATGAAAGGAGAAATACCAAAGTTTGGGATTTTTATTGACATATTGGATAATTTGATCTCTTTGGGACTCTAAATGAAATCATCGGACATGACAATGAGGCCAAACTAGACCAGCCACTGCTGTAGTATTTTACAAATTGTACTCTCTGAGCTgatgatgtttatttttatgtaagATCTTCATTTGAAAAGTAAAAAGcgagtaaaaagtgcagtatttctcTCTGCAATGTAGTGGAGAACAAGTATAAAGTAGCacaaaatgtacagtacacTGCCTCAAAACTGCACTTGAATACAGTGCTTGATAAaaagtacttagttactttaGGGACTGGACTTTCTGATTGGCTAAAAACACTAATCCGTCTTAATGTGTCGTATTGTCTCAGCTTCTGTAAGTGTATTAATGTTGTTCACAGTACCTGATCAAGGCCAGCTCAGACTAGAAAGATATACTGTGAATACTCAATCAGCATCACTTTGGAGAGTGTCTTAGGTTGGAGTCAGGCCTGGACTGTGTGAATGCAttcactgcctcctcctctgccttgtTCCTCTCTTCACAGAGCGCTCCCTGTAATGCTCGACGAGGAAGAGGTAAAGGGTCCTCTTACTTCCCCCTGCCAGTCTGTTCTGTTTCGGATGCTGGTTTTCATTTCGCAGTCAGGTTACTGCACGTGCACTAATCTGTGTTCTCCTTTTCCAGGAAATCCTGAAAACCAAGATGGAGCGATCCAAaatggagtagaagtacacGCCAGAGGATGATGTGAGGATGAAAGGGAGGCGATTTCACTGAGGCAGCCATGAATGCGTTCTGAGTGATCTGACAACCAAAAAAATGTGGGCAAAGCCAACAGTTCTCTCCAGACACTTtacatttttagttttgtttcacAGGTATTGTGTAACACTATAATAAGCTCAAAGAAGCATgaggagtgtgtttgtatgaaggCAGGACTGTGCGACCTGCAGTCGGATGGGTTGACTGTCGGGGTGAAGATCGGCGGATCAGCAGAGCACTttgatgaatattttatgtttctTCTGTGTCACAAACATGGCCAAAATCAAGTAGAATCAGGCAATTTTAAACATCGGCCATGTGGAAAATAGAATATTTAAAATCCTGTCCTGTGGTTTTAGACTAATACAATATTTAGGGAGTCGAGCGGTTTCGGGTGAGAGAAGTTTCCCACCAGCTTCAAACTGCACAAGTGACCCCAGCGCCTGATTGGTCAGATTTATTACAGTTGTCTCAGCCAAGAAACCAGATGATTGTTTAAACACATGCTGAAAACACTCAGTTATTGTTCATAATAAGATTA
This window of the Chaetodon auriga isolate fChaAug3 chromosome 14, fChaAug3.hap1, whole genome shotgun sequence genome carries:
- the LOC143331257 gene encoding transmembrane protein 87A-like; translated protein: MKMPDAQTRRLCLLLSVLVFRLGTAAEVSVWKVDISSKQDAVFRKTLYANTTIFMKFQGDPGSCDRNLAFNISWYLRSSVCYNEVFNTPDNKAMNMFGMDHMLKDGWSGFYSQGYMYFDNCSSLFLPKVYYADFNPYQPLTSPKSDPSNQSLIWPDKPDISAVAKAWEDSPYLFIVKVQPLFRGVEDEDIGAEQLGFAFTMKVEMKRPHDYSSPADWPLMMFFMIMCIVYVLFGALWLFWCACYWRDLLRIQFWIGAVIILGMLEKAVFYSEYQSIRYKGDYVQGAVIFAELLSALKRSLARILVLIVSLGYGIVKPRLGTTVHRLVAVGLLYLLFSSVEGVLRVTGGFYGTVALVANLSLSLIDSCVMWWIFISLSQTTRLLKLRRNVVKLSLYQHFTNTLIFSVVASIIFIIWTTKVFKLVDCQTGWRDLWVDDAFWRLLFSTILLVIMVLLRPSANSQRFSHSPLIDDDDEEEDAKEPMLNEAFEGMKMRGSKPDSNGSQKLLSKEDEDLKWVEENIPTTVADVALPVMLDEEEEILKTKMERSKME